The genomic segment TTCACGATCCAGGTGAATCGCAAGACTTGGCACCATGGCAATAGGCGCCTTGAAATCAACCAAACGGCTCTCGGGCGAGTCGCTGGCGGAGCGAAAGCTTACCCGCCCGGCAATGGACAGATCGCGGTCAAACCAGGTCGCCAACAAAGCACCGCCATACACTTCGACGCCTAACTGATAATAACCGGAGCTGATAATCCGGGCATTGGGCTTGACCTTTAAACAGGGGCTATCAGTATGAGCGCCAAACATTCTAATTCCCGCATCCACCAGCGGCTCACGACCGTGAATAAACGCGATCAAAGAAGAATCATTGCGAATCACATAGTACCGGCCACCAGGCTCTAACGACCAATGCTCTGACTCTTTCAGCTCACTGAAACCGGCATCACGCAATTTTTTAGCCATAGACGCGGCTGCATGAAACGGCGTTGGCGAAGCGCTAACAAAGTCAATTAACCCTTGATTGAATACAGTGGTGTCTTGCTCATTCATAACGTATCTCGATGGTAGGAACGGTAAACCGGCTCTAGGAGCGAATGCGCTCGCGTTTTTTCCAGGAAACAGTATCTCTGACATATTTCGGCTGCACTGTTAGAGCATCTTGCATCTGGCCTTCACGCCAGCGCTGAATAGCGAGCTCTACCACGGCCGCAGCCCGAGGTAAGGCATCGCTGTCGTAGCGAGCGGCGCAAGCCTGCAGAGGCTGCAGCTTCCATCCGCCCCCAGCTCCCAATATAGGCTCGCCCAGCTCTGGTAAAGCAGCGGCAACCTGAGAAGGATCTGTCGCGGCAGGCGGGCTAAGTTCAGTCAATCTATCTGGGTCAGCCCGCCTGTAAAGCCCCCAGTAGACTTCTCCCATACGGGCATCCAATGCCGGCAAAACAACATTGGCATCGGGATTGTCCAGAAGCGCCTGCCAAGCCAACGCTTCCAGAGTACAAACCGCAATCACGGGCTTGTCGCAGGCGAATGCCAATCCCTGAATAACCCCCATACCAATACGTAAACCGGTAAATGATCCGGGGCCAGCACCAATTGCCAGTGCATCAATTTGCTGCAACGTGATGCCGGCCTGCTCCAGTAGCTCGTCAATCATAGGCAGGGCGCGCTGAGTGTGGCTTTGCGCAGCCAACTCAAAGTTCTCGCGCACCTGGCCATCGTGCCACAGAGCTACAGAACAGGCATCGCCCGACGTATCTAATGCGAGAAGTTTAGTCATAGGGGTTTCCAGTTCGAAAACGCCTATTTTGACAGATCGCGCAATTGTCACCAAGCTCGGGGAAGGGTTCGAGAAAGAAAAAGCCCCTACAATGCAGGGGCTTGGAGGGTAAAACTATGCTTTTTTGGCAGGGCGTCCACGGCGCGCTGTGGTTTTGCGTTTAGCCGGAGCCTTGCGAGTTTTGGCTTTAGCTTTAGCCGCCTCTTTACGCTCGATGGCACGCATCTTGGCCTTCGCCTTTTTTTCCGCAGCCTTTGCCTTCGCCTGCAACTTGCGCGAAGCGGTTTTTACTTTTTGTGCATCCGCTTTCGCCCGGGCCTTCAACCACTTGGCCTCAAATGCAGCTTTTGCCTTTTCCAAATCACTGCTGGCGCGACTAGACAAGCGCTCTTCCAATTCTGTCAATTTCGCTTTGCTTGCGGCTTCAAGAGAACGCACCGCCGCCAGACTTTTCTCTTTTGCCAGACGCGCTTTCTGTTCAGCTAAATTGGCACGCAAGGTTCTGGCTTTTTCATTCGCTTTGGTAACGCCATTTGCGGCCGTTTTAGCTGCACGCTTATCAACAGCTTTACCACTTTTTGCCGCTTTTGTTTTTGCAGCCTGTGCTTTCTTACGCGCCGCATCAAGCTTTTTCTTGTGCTCATCGAGCTGCGCTTGTGCCTTATCAACAGCAGTTTGGATTTTTGCTACAGCTGGATCAACTGACGTTGACGCTGCGCGCTTAGGGGATTTTCGGGTTACGGATTTACGTTTTGCCGGCGCTTTGCGCGCTGCTTTTTTCGCAACTCTGGCCATTTTCTATCTCCTAATATGTTTTTGCTTTGTCGCACCTGTGAATGCACAGCACATTTAACGCTGCAGGAGCATTGTAAATATATTTAAAAAATACTCAAATTGCACGTTTCTCAGGCAAAACTGTAGTTATTTTTAAGTTTTTTCAATAAAAGTGAGAAATAACGACTTAGTCCCGTGGAAAAATTGGCTCACAATAAATTCCAGATAATAAAAAAGGCCCTGCGGGCCTTTTTTATTATCTGGAATTTATCAAGCTATCGAATGTAGTCAATCGCTTAACACCGAGAATAATTGTGTGCGAATGGCATCGACGCTGCCAACACCTGCTACGCGGGTAAACTTGGGCGCAGTATCTGGATTTTTCGCCTCAAGCTGCTGATAAAAATCTACCAGTGGTTTTGTCTGTTCATGATAAACCGCCAGACGCTTACGTACAGTTTCCTCTTTGTCGTCTTCACGCTGTACTAACTCTTCGCCGGTTTCGTCATCAAGGCCTGGGGTTTTAGGTGGATTATGCTCTATGTGATATACACGGCCAGAAGCCTCGTGCACGCGACGACCGCTTAAGCGACTAACAATCTCTTCATCGGCCACGTCAATTTCAATTACATGGTCAATATCAATGCCCGCTTCGAGCAAGGCTTCAGCTTGAGGGATGGTACGAGGGAAACCATCAAACAAAAAACCTTTGACGCAATCATCGGCTGCGATACGCTCTTTAACCAAAGCGATGATCAGATCATCTGGCACCAGGCCGCCGGCCGCCATTATATCTTTTGCCTGCACACCCAAAGGGGTACCCGCCTTTACCGCAGCACGCAACATGTCCCCGGTAGAAATTTGCGGAATGCCGAACTTGTCCATAATCATTTTTGCCTGCGTGCCCTTCCCTGCACCCGGCGCCCCCAGTAAGATGACCTTCATACGTCTGCCACTCCTCAGTATTATTTGCAGCAATTGCCGCCGTGTAGCGGACAGTGTGCACGCAATTCTTGCTGTATAGAAAAAAGGCGATACGATACACGGCTGCCAACACAATCACAAGAAGACGCTCCGGGTGGCGGATAAACCATTGTTTTACAAATACTTTTATTCTATATTCAAAGTACACAGGCCCAGTCGAGCGGGCAAATTCAGTAATATTGGCGAGGTATAAACCATGGATATAAAGCCCGGAGAACTACTGACTTACTGGGAGAAAACCGCCAGTGGCGAATTGACCAGCAACGACTACAGCATCAAGTTGCCGGTAGAGGTAGCGGCCAAGCTCGAAGCGCTGGCGAAAATGTATCCTAAAAAGACCCGGGAACAGCTCATAGCCGACTTAATTGCCAGCGCTCTTTACGAGCTGGAAGCTTCAATGCCTTATATAAAAGGCAGTAAAGTCGTGGCTCATGATGAATTTGGTGACGAAATCTACGAAGACGCAGGCCCCACCTCTCGCTTCCTGCAGCTGAGCAGTGAACAACTCAAAGTATTAAAAAGCTAGATATTAAAAAAGCGCAGCTGCTCAGCTGCGCTTTTTTAGTTCTGGTCAGCGGTCATTCTAAATTAGGCATCCATGTCGGCGTACTGCTCAGCTTCCTGGTAGATAATTTCATCCACAATCTGCGCCGGGCTTTTGTCGCGACAGTCGATGGTGATATCGGCATACTTTTCATATAGAGGTACTCGCTCGGCGTACACCTCAGCAAAATTCTGCTCAGCTGGCTTTGCCAGGCCGCGGGTACTCATATTGTGGATACGCTCGACCAATTCTTGCTCGGGCAGCTGCAAATATACGATTTGACCCAATGACTTAAGCAGCGCCATGGCGGCATCACTGTAGACCGCGCTGCCGCCAGTGGCCACCACATGCTGGTCGCAACTAAGCTGCAATAATGTCGCCTCTTCCAGCTCCCGCAAATGCAAATAACCTGCTTCGTAGACGATATCCTGCAGGGTCTTGCCCGCGTGCGTCTGAATCAGTAAATCCGTATCGACAAACTCACGGGCCAACTCCTTTGCCAATAAAACGCCTATGGTGCTTTTCCCAGCACCCGGCATACCAATAAGAATAATACTGTCACTGCGCTTCACGTTGTGCTCCTGTATAGGCCAAGGCCTACACTCTAAAGCTACCCACAAGATCGCGCAAATTTTGTGACAGCGCACTTAACTCGCGACTGGCGTTGGCCGTTTTGGCCGCATCGTCCGACGTATTCATGGCCAATTGATTGATTTCCACCAGGTTTTTATCAATATCGGCCGTCACAGAGCTCTGCTCTTCGGCTGCAGAGGCAATTTGAATCGCCATATTGGTAATCGAACCCACAGCATCGCTGATACTGACCAGAGATTCGCCCCCATCGTTAGCCGCCTGCACTGCCTCGCCGGTCATTTCATTGGAGTAGTTCATCGCAGACACCGCGCTTTGCACGCCCGTTTGCAGCTGCGCCAGCATTTGTTGAATATCTTCCGTGGACTCCTGGGTACGACTGGCCAGGGTGCGCACCTCATCGGCCACGACAGCAAAACCTCTGCCCTGCTCGCCGGCACGCGCAGCCTCAATGGCCGCATTCAGCGCCAGCAAATTCGTCTGCTCGGCCACTCCTCGGATTACATCGATCACCGAG from the Gilvimarinus sp. DA14 genome contains:
- a CDS encoding type 1 pili tip component, producing MDIKPGELLTYWEKTASGELTSNDYSIKLPVEVAAKLEALAKMYPKKTREQLIADLIASALYELEASMPYIKGSKVVAHDEFGDEIYEDAGPTSRFLQLSSEQLKVLKS
- the adk gene encoding adenylate kinase, with protein sequence MKVILLGAPGAGKGTQAKMIMDKFGIPQISTGDMLRAAVKAGTPLGVQAKDIMAAGGLVPDDLIIALVKERIAADDCVKGFLFDGFPRTIPQAEALLEAGIDIDHVIEIDVADEEIVSRLSGRRVHEASGRVYHIEHNPPKTPGLDDETGEELVQREDDKEETVRKRLAVYHEQTKPLVDFYQQLEAKNPDTAPKFTRVAGVGSVDAIRTQLFSVLSD
- the tsaB gene encoding tRNA (adenosine(37)-N6)-threonylcarbamoyltransferase complex dimerization subunit type 1 TsaB, producing the protein MTKLLALDTSGDACSVALWHDGQVRENFELAAQSHTQRALPMIDELLEQAGITLQQIDALAIGAGPGSFTGLRIGMGVIQGLAFACDKPVIAVCTLEALAWQALLDNPDANVVLPALDARMGEVYWGLYRRADPDRLTELSPPAATDPSQVAAALPELGEPILGAGGGWKLQPLQACAARYDSDALPRAAAVVELAIQRWREGQMQDALTVQPKYVRDTVSWKKRERIRS
- a CDS encoding shikimate kinase; amino-acid sequence: MKRSDSIILIGMPGAGKSTIGVLLAKELAREFVDTDLLIQTHAGKTLQDIVYEAGYLHLRELEEATLLQLSCDQHVVATGGSAVYSDAAMALLKSLGQIVYLQLPEQELVERIHNMSTRGLAKPAEQNFAEVYAERVPLYEKYADITIDCRDKSPAQIVDEIIYQEAEQYADMDA